The stretch of DNA ATATGCTCTTGGCTACAGAAAAGATAAACCACTAAGGAAAGAATTGCCGCCCTGGAATAGTGAGGAAGAATAAAATTAGTTTGGCGATGGGATGTTACGTTAATAGTAATCAGCGGGGTTGGTACACCCCGCTGATTACTATCAGGACTGTCATTGCGGCGGGTTTGTCATTATTTTTTACGGTTATTTGGTAATAACCACAGTTCCATGGACCAGTTCAGTTTTAGCCCCTAATTCCTCAATTATCAAGTCTACCGGAATCATGGTATAACCTGCTTCAAGGTAAGCCGGTACACTCAAAGCTTTTTCCAGTCCATTGGCCGTATAGGTGGTTTCATTAATTATTACTAAAATAGTTTTGTCGCCGTAGATGATCTGCACCTCATTGGGCTTGATCCACTTAACCTCACAGCCCAGTGCCTCCAGAACGGCTCTGGCCGGTACCATGATAAGTTTGTTCTCTTTAATAGAAGGGGTCACATCAGTCTTTAGGGTGTTTCCGTTGACCACTACTTTTAACTCGGCTTCCTCAACAATGGGTGGTGTAACGATAATCTCCTGTTGCGGGCCCGGGATTAACGATGTTATATCGGTGCTGTTGGCAGCATTCAATGCCGGGGCATTGACCACCAAGTTAGTATCTACTTTGGTGGTGGAATTAGCTGTGGCGCCAAAGTTTAGTAACACTTCTCCGGTGGTATTATCCTTCGCTCCCGCTTGGACGGTGGTGTCGGCATAAGCGATCTCTGCCTCGTAATTATACAAACAAGCTAATGAAAAATCAAACTGGGGACCGTTTAGGGCATTAAAGTTACCTGAAATATTGTAAGAGCCTTCCAGGTTGTCTTTAGTCCCGACACTTTTTACAGTAATAGTGAGTTGTCCTTCAACTGAGCCATCGGGAGCTTTGAAGCCCAGGTCCATATTAAAGTTTTTGGGCCCGCCGGGCAAAAGGGATACTTCATAGGTAAAATCATTGACTTTTACAAAGCTGCCAAACAGCTTAATTTGCTCCCGGGATATAGCCGGCATACTATCAATGCCAGAGATGATATCTTGTTTCATTTGCTCCGGGGATATGCCCATCTGTTCGAAATTATATTTGTTTAAGTTAACGATTATATCGGCGACTCTTTCTTGCTCACCTTTTACTTTTGCTAACAGGTTATATATAAATTCTTCAACACCGTTCTGGTCTAATTGCAAAGTAACCTTATTATTGGATAGGTTAAAATACTGATCCGGTATGGCTTCCACCAGGAAAAGCAATAGCTCTTTGTATTCCCCTGGCAGCTGCTGGTTTTGATAGCTGATCATCTGTTCCCAGACGCTTTTAAGCTGTTCATTAGATGAATACAGGTATTCATTGCTTTGTTCCAATAAAGACGGGTTATTCTTAAAGGCGTCAAATCCCAATTCTTTCAGCAAGGAAAAGAAGTCTTTCGTTAAGATAACCTTGTCATCCTTTAAATAAATATGGCCGTTGTGTTTATTACCTTTAATGTCTGTGGTATAGCTTATTTTAATTGCATTATTAGATGCGTCCAGTTGTGACAAAAGGTCAATGGAAGCACCTTTAACATGGCCCAACTCTTTTACAAGGCTTCCGTCAAAATCGGTAATCTTAATACTGGTTTCGTCCTGAGACTTCTCATAAAACCCTTTGTCAACACCCAGGTCAAAGTTTTTGATGCTGTCTATAACCAGGTCCTTTGCAGTGGGCTGTGCGGCTTCGGCGGCAAGAACTACAGTGAAGCATAAAACTAATGCCAGCACTACATTAAATAAGGATTTTCTGAGCAAGCGACCACCTCCATAAAATTTATAATTAACTATTATGATTGATTATATCATAATTAAATAAACGACTATATAGTATAAAAAGCGTTTTATGCATAAATTACTGTGGTATTAATAAAAAAACCAAGAGCGGGGCCGTTTACTGGCCCCGCTCTTGGTTTACGGGAATACTAAAAAAAAGCATTGAAAAACCGCCTGAGCACGTCTGCTCCCCCGATAAAAGCGCCTATGCTGCTGCCAATGTTGGCCAGCACCACCACCAGTAGAATATGGGTGACTTTATTGCGCCAGAAGCCCTTGAGGGAATAAATATCCTCGGACATATTTTCAAAGTCCTGAACATTTGGTTTTCTAATGTAAGCCTCGGTGATGCCGGCAAACCAGCCCGCTGCCAGCATGGGACTCAGGGAACTGATGGGTGAGGCAATAAAGGCTGTCAGCACGGCAAGGGGGTGGGCGAAGGCGATTAAAGCACCTAGCGCGGATAAGGTGCCGTTCCAGAGAACCCAACTTACCATTTGGTCAACCCCCGCTGCCCTGTCCACAGTGAATGTGGAGGCAATGATCGCCAGTATCAGAAGCGGTATGCCCCAGGCTATGATTTTTATGATTTTGGAGGTTGGTGGAACCTGGGACAGTTGGGCCAGGTCGTGTTTGTGATACAGTTCCTTTTTAATGCCCGGCACATGGCCGGCCCCCAGTACAGCCACCACCTTGTTCCCCGGAGCTGTTTTAATCTTCTCGGCCAGGTATTGATCCCTTTCATCGATCAATATAGACTTAAACTTGGGGGAAACCTGGGACAATTCGTTTAAAGCCGCGGTCAGCATATCCTGGCTTTTCATTTTTTCCAGTTCTTCCTCGCTGACATCTTCCGTGTCGAACATAGTCAAGACGATTTGAAAAAACAATTTAATTTTACCCCAAAAGCTTACCCCTCGCCATAACCGCAGCAAGGTGGTATGAATTTCCCGGTCGGCCAGACAGAGGTTCGCACCTATGTCATTAGCTGATGCAATACCCTGAATCATTTCCTGACCCGGTTGAATGCCAAACTGCCGGGCCAGTCTTTTCTGGTAGGAGGAAAGCACTAAGTTGATTAACAGCAGCATTGCTTTGCCATCTTTAATAATCTTAAAAATGTCTGTGTTTTTCCACTTATCGGCATCAGTTACGGACTGGTAGCGAGGCTGGCATAGCTCCACGCATACTGTATCGGGTTTTTCCCGTTCAATGACCTCTTTAACCTCCTCGGCGCTTCTTTTGGAGACATGGGCGGTGCCGATAAGAATTATTTCCCTGCCGTCCAGCTTTATGCGGTGTACATTGTCACTGTAAGTGTCCAAATTATCACTTCCTAAAGTAGTTTGCTTATAAAACAACTATAATAATATCATATTTGCGGACGGTTTTAATCTCAATAAGGTGAAACTCTATGATGGCTTTTTTTCTCAAGACACATCGAAAGGTAAAAGACCATTCCGCAAGAATATAGTATGTTGGGCTTTCGAAGCTAAACCAAAATGCTTATTTTTATCAGAATGCGCCATAACGAGGTGTTTGGGATGCTGGAAAACAACGGTTTGCCTGAAAATGAAATTAATCAATTGAAATTATCTAATTTTTTAGAGTCCCTTTATAATGGTGTGGTGATCATAGATAAAGAAGAAAAAATAATTTATTTCAACCAGGCAGCATGTAAAATTTTCAACATAAAAAGAAGCTATGCCATGGGAAAACCTGTTTTAGATGTGCTGCCAAAGACCGAACTGATTTATGCCTTGCAGTACGAAAAACCCCGCATAGGGATCAAGTATAAATGGGGTGAAACTTTTATACTGGCCAACCACACACCAATAATTGTTAATCAAAAAGTTGCTGCTGCGGCCTCCATTTTTCAGGATATATCTGATTTTGAAAAAGTTTCGAATCAGCTGGAAACTGTTCAGGAACTTGCGGCCGAGCTTAATGGCATATTTGATCATTCATATGATGGTATTTATGTTACTGACGGAAAGGGAAAAACCCTGCGGGTTAACAAGGCCTATCAGCGTATTACCGGTCTTTCCCTGGAACAGTTGGTGGGTGAAAATATGAAAGATATCGTTAACCAGGGACTGATCAGTGAATCCATTACCTTTAAAATTTTAAAGGAGAAAAAGGCTTTAACTATTAAACAAACCATTAGCACAGGTAAAGATATTTTAGTTACAGGGGTTCCTATTGTTAATAACCAGGGTGATATTGTCAGGGTGGTTACCAACGTTCGTGATATGACCGAATTGAACAATTTGCATAAGAAACTAGATCAATCCCTTAAATTAAAGGCCCACTTTGAAAAAGAACTTTCCCAGTTAAAGAGAAAATATGAAGGAAACCACCGAATAATTGCCCAGAGTAAATTAATGCAAAATGTTTTGGAGCTGGCCTACCGGCTGGCCAAAGTAGATGTTACCGTTTTAATAACCGGGGAATCCGGGGTGGGAAAAGAGCTTATCGCCCAACTTATTCATGATAACAGTCCCCGGGCCGGTAGAAAGGGAACATTAATAAAAATAAACTGTGGGGCTATACCTGTTGATTTGCTGGAATCTGAATTATTTGGTTATGAAGAGGGTGCCTTTAGCGGGGCTAAAAAAGGAGGCAAAGCAGGGCTTTTTGAAATTGCCGATGAGGGTACATTGTTTTTAGATGAAGTTGCGGACCTGCCTATGAGTTTACAGGTTAAATTACTAAGAGTACTACAGGAAGGGGAATTTACGCGTCTTGGCGGTACTAAACCAATTAAAGTGAATGTAAGAATCATATCCGCTACTAACAAGGATCTTGAAAAAATGGTGCAGCAAAATCAGTACCGTAAAGACCTTTACTACCGGTTAAATGTAGTGCCTGTAAATATTCCACCATTAAAGGATCGCAAAGAAGATATATTGGCTTTGATAGCTGCATATCTCAATCTTTTTAATAAAAAATACGGCATGGGCAAATCCATTGCGCCCAGGGCAATGGATCTGTTGTTGGAATATGATTGGCCAGGTAATGTAAGGGAATTAATTAATACCTTGGAAAGATTAATGGTAACCATTAATGAAGATGTAATCTCAGTTGAAGACCTGCCCTCGTTTATGACAGGCATAAATGCCAGCCACAAATACCTGCGGACTGCTTCATTAAAAGATGCCGTGGCGGAATTGGAAAGGACACTTATTGTCGATGCGTTGAAAAAATACAAAACTACCAGAAAAGCTGCTGAATATCTAGGAATTAGCCAATCAGCGCTGGTGAAGAAAGCAAATAAATACGAAGTTACTTATACTAAGCGGTGGTCACAGTAATTGGCGATTCCAATAGTAATCATTGATATAATTTGGCACAATTGCTGGCGGCCAGCACATTATAAGGATTTTTGTCGATTTTTTTCGAATAGCGATTCTAAAGAGAATCGCTATTCGATTTTAAATATAGCTAAAACAGTGAATTTACTTATAATTTAAATTATTTTCTTCTGGCAGGGATTTTGCGATTATAATTATTTGCTATTGGCCAATAGACAAAAATTTAAGGGAGGATAGTTATATGGCCATTATGTTACCGAGTGCCAGGCGTGAACATGGTGCGGAACAACCATATATACCGCTTGGGATTTTCAAAATAAGGCTGCCCTTTGTTCATTATGGGGTTGAGGTACCGGAACTTATTCAAGCCATATTTATGTTTGTTACCGGTTTGGCGGCAACCCAGTTTTTGCAGGATATGTTTGGGATTCCTTTTGAGATAGCCTTAACAATAGTTCTCTTTCATGAAATAACTTATTGTATCCACCAAATTTTTGGTGACCCCATTGTAGCGGGCTGGATCACCGCAGCTATTCCGCTGACCGTAGCTTTTTTATCCAAGTATGCCATGGGCGTGGAACGTATTGAGGCGCTTATAGCGTTACAGGTTACTGTCGGCCTATTGTTTCTTTTATTAGGTACAACTGGTTTAGCTAAAAAGATATTAGACGTTATGCCTGGTTCTATAAAAGCAGGCGTTGTTTTAGGTGCAGGTATTGCCGCTGTAACGGGCAAATACGGCTTTTTATCTGCGGCCGCTGGTGGAATTGGTTTTGCCAAGTTTCCTATTTCATTAACAGTAGGTATTATGATTGCCTTCTTTCTTCTATATGCCAAAGGTTTTAAGGAAATGAAGGCCAAAGGCGGCTCAATAATAGCCGTTTTTGCCAAGTATGGTATGGTGCCCGGTATTATTGGAGCGATGCTTGTGGCCTTTGCCGTGGGTGAAGCACCTCTACCAAAGATAGACCAGTGGGGCTTTTTCATTCCGCGTTTTGGAGAAGTATTTGCCACCTATTCAGGTTTCGGTATTGGATTTCCCACGTTATCAATGTTTATAGCCGCCCTGCCAATGGCCATAGTCGCGTATATCATTGCCTTTGGTGATATCATCATTGGCCAGACGGTAATTGAAAGGGCTAATGAACAGAGGGAAGACGAATATATAGACATGAACCCTAACCGTACCAATATATTGTGCGGTGTACGTAATATGATTGAAGGTGTATTTGCCCCCACCGTAACCCTGGCCGGGCCCCTTTGGGCGGCGATGACCGTGTCCATTGCCGAGCGCTATAAGCAAGGTAGACAAGCTATGGATTCCATATTCGGTGGTTCCGGCACCTTTAACATCATGAAATTTATCTGCGTTATGTATTTACCACTGGTTGCCATTTTTAAACCCATATTACCCATAGCCATTGCTCTTACTATTATGGTTCAAGGCTTTGCCTGCTTCTACATTGCCATGGAAATGACTAAAACAAATGAAGAGCGCGGTGTGGCAGGGGTCATAGGCGCCATTTTGGCGGTGGCAGGGGCTACTTATGGCCTGGCAGCCGGAATTATACTGTGGTTTGTCGTGGAGAGGCTAGGCACTCAGAAAATTAACGTAGCGCAAAAAGCGGCAGATGCCGAACCTAATGCCAACGTATAAAAATTACCATAAGGGGGCTTTACAGTGAATTTTAACTCGCATAGTTTTATAATACCAGGCAGGGTTTTATTTGAACAGGGAGGCTTGGCCAAACTTTCCGGCGAACTTAAAGCAAAGGGATTGAACAAAGTCCTTCTGGCCTCCGACCGTGGTTTGGAAGCCGTGGGGATGGTTAAACGGTTGGAGGGTTTATTAAGCAGTGGCGGTGTGGAATATGTAACCTACTTGGATATTGAGGCCAACCCTTCCACGGAAACAGTGGACAAAGGTGTGCAGCTATACAAGGAAAACGCCCTGGAGGCTATCGTATGCCTCGGGGGCGGCAGTCCTATGGATACGGCCAAAGCAATTGCGGTACTGGTTACCGGCGGCGGGAAAATTCAGGACTATGAAGGCGGTCACAAAGTAAAGGGGCCTGTTGCGCCTATCATTGCCATACCCACCACAGCCGGTACCGGCAGCGAAGTTACCCCCTTTGCCGTGATTACAGACAAAAGTAAAAACTATAAGCTTACTGTCTTTAGCTATGCAATAATACCTGAGCTGGCTATCCTGGACCCGGAGCTGATCACCACCCTTCCTCCTACGGTGGCTGCGCCCACCGGATTGGATGCCTTAACCCATGCCGTTGAAGCATATATATCCCAGGCAGCCTATCCCTTTTCCGACGCCATGGCTGAAAAAGCGATGGAGCTAATCGGCAAATACATTAGAACCTTTGTAGCCAACCGGGCCAATCTCGAAGCTGCTTCAGGTATGCTGTTGGGAAGCATGTTTGCAGGAATTGCCTTTTCCTGGGCCAGACTGGGCAACGTACATGCCATGGCACACCCGCTGGGCGGGTTCTTTAATATCCCCCATGGTGTAGCCAACGCTGTGCTGCTGCCGGTTGTTTTGGAATATAATGCTCTGGCCGACCATGGCAAGTATGCCAAAATATTTAATTACATTAAAGATAATAAATTGATTAACGGTTTTACACCTAACGTTTTAGTTAATGAAATTAGACAATTATCCAATGAATTGGGTATACCCAAAAACCTGACTGAGCTGGGTGTTTCCCGTGAAACCATTCATGATATGGCTATTGATGCCATGAAAAGCGGCAATATAATGGTCAACCCCCGTCAGAGTACATTGGCTGATATAGAAGAATTATATCTGCGGGTTTTATAAATGGCTGACAAATATAATTTAAGGGGATTTGCAATGAAATTTATCAGAGTTAATACGCTGACCAATGAAATTACAGAAGCAGCAGCAGCCTCCGAATATGCCGACCTGGGCGGTAGAGGATTAACTTCCAGCATTATAAGCAAGGAAGTTCATCCCCGGGCGTATGCCCTGGGGGCAGATAACAAGCTGGTTCTAGCCCCGGGCCTACTTACCGGCACCAGCGCGCCATGTTCCGGCCGGCTCTCCGTGGGGGCGAAAAGCCCACTCACAGGTACCATCAAGGAAAGCAACGTTGGTGGCCTGGCCGGGCAATATCTGGCCGGCCATGGCATTACAGCTTTAATATTTGAAGGTAAACCGGAGCGGGAAAAATGCCGCATACTGGTTATTAGCCAAAATGAAATTAAGCTGGAAGATAAAAACTCTTTAAGGGGTTTGGGCAACTATGCAGTGGTGGAAGAACTGCAGAGAGAATATGGTTCACAGAATGTCATTTTATCAGTTGGCCCTGCGGGGGAAATGGGAGCAGCTGTGGCGTCAATTGCCGGCACAGATATGGAAGGCAGACCGTCACGGCATGCCGGTCGGGGTGGCCTGGGGTCTGTACTGGCCAGCAAGGGCATTAAGGCAATTGTGATAGCTAAACCAGCCAACCCTTTTGTTGAAGCAGCCAACGCTCGACAATTCAAAGAATCTGCCATGGAATTTGCCCGGTCTTTAAATGAATCAAAAAAAGCGCTGAGAAACTATGGTACGGCGGTTCTTGTAAACTCAGTTAATGGAGTGGGCGGTTTACCGACCCGAAATTTTTCCACGGGGCACAATGAGGAAGCCCTGCATTTCTGCGGAGAGAGACTGCACGAATTATGCCAGGAGCGCGGCGGCGCCACCGGCCATCCCTGTTCCAGAGGATGTGCCATCAGGTGCTCGAACGTTTATCACGACGAGGATGGCAATTATGTAACCTCGGGCCTGGAGTTTGAAACCATTGTGTTGCTGGGTTCCAACTGCGGGTTGAATAACCTGGACGAGATAGCCAAACTGGACCGGCTGTGTGATGATTTGGGCATAGATACTATGGAAATGGGTGTAACCTTGGGAGTAACCATGGAAGCCGGACTAATGCCCTTTGGTGATTATACCATGATGTGTGAGGCTATTGAATCCGTTGCCAAAGGCACCCAGCTGGGCAAAGTTTTAGGCCAGGGGGCAACCGTGACAGGAAAGATTTTAGGGGTGGAAAGGGTTCCTGCAGTTAAAGGCCAGGGCATGTCGGCCTATGACCCCAGGGCTCTAAAAGGAACCGGGGTGACCTATGCCACATCAACCATGGGGGCAGACCACACATCCGGCAATGCCTTGCCGGGCAGGGGAGGACTGGATTGCCACAAACCCGATGGGCAGGTTAAATTATCGCAGGAGCTGCAAACTATGACCATGGTCTGTGATATGCTTGGTATCTGCATTTTCGTCGGGCCGCTTCCGGAAAACATGCCCGTGATGACAACACTTTTCAACAGCTTCGGAGACCGGCAAGCTGTGCCTGAAGATTTAATGGCCATGGCCAATAAAATTTTAAGCATAGAAACCAGGTTTAATCATGCAGCTGGGATTACGCAAAATGACTTGCCCCGGTTTTTTAGAACCGAACCGCTGCCCAATAATAATTTAGTATTTGATGTGGATGAAGAGGAATTAAAACAAATAAATTTTTACTGTTAAAGCTGTACAAAGGCAACTGCTCTTTATTTATTGAAAAATAATCATAAGCAATTAATAACCCGCCGTAATACTGGATTTGACGGCGGGTTATATTTTTCGCTTTAAATCTGTGACCGTGTCTTTTGGGGGGGCCAACTTCACTTGTTGCTTTAGTTCTTTAGTTCCAATGCTCTTTGCTCGTCCAGCGTACGCTCAATGTTGGTAATCATTTTTTCCACTTCCCGAAGTTATCATGATTGTTCAAATATAGAAACATAATAATTCATTGCTTCTTCGGCCTTTTACAGGAAAACATCAGAAGCGTAAGAATCTTTTGGTTTGAGTTTTACTTAATTCCCCCCTTTTTTAAATGCCAAATTTAATACAATAATTGTAGCACTCTTGGAAGAAAACAACCTCGAGCATTTACATATTGTTATAGCTTACGTTAATTTATGGTGGATCATAAACAACTCTGATTTTTCTAAAATAGAGATTTGATGATTAAAAAGTGCTTTAAATCGCAAAGCTGCGCCCGAACTTAATTCACGGGACTGTTCCCCAATCATTACTATTACCCTGCCGGAGAGAACAAAGCATATCTCTGCTGTGTTTTCATGGAATTTGGGGTCAGATTTAATTTTTGCACCTGCTTTTGCGTGAATATGAAACATTTCGAAATTAGAAAAGATTAAATGTTTCCCTTCAATAATACCTTCAAAACCTTCGTAATTTTTCATAGGTTCTGTTCTTGTTTCCTCAAAGCGGGCAATTTCGGCCATTTGAACTAGTTCGCTTGGTAAAAGCTGAAAGATGCCGGCCAAAGCTTCGATCGTATCCATCGTGGGATTGCCACCGCCATTTTCAATTTTAGCTATAGTAGCCCTTGTTAGGTCGGCAGCCTTAGCAAGTTCCTCTGCCGACATGCCTCGTTTCGTGCGA from Desulfoscipio gibsoniae DSM 7213 encodes:
- a CDS encoding copper amine oxidase N-terminal domain-containing protein encodes the protein MLRKSLFNVVLALVLCFTVVLAAEAAQPTAKDLVIDSIKNFDLGVDKGFYEKSQDETSIKITDFDGSLVKELGHVKGASIDLLSQLDASNNAIKISYTTDIKGNKHNGHIYLKDDKVILTKDFFSLLKELGFDAFKNNPSLLEQSNEYLYSSNEQLKSVWEQMISYQNQQLPGEYKELLLFLVEAIPDQYFNLSNNKVTLQLDQNGVEEFIYNLLAKVKGEQERVADIIVNLNKYNFEQMGISPEQMKQDIISGIDSMPAISREQIKLFGSFVKVNDFTYEVSLLPGGPKNFNMDLGFKAPDGSVEGQLTITVKSVGTKDNLEGSYNISGNFNALNGPQFDFSLACLYNYEAEIAYADTTVQAGAKDNTTGEVLLNFGATANSTTKVDTNLVVNAPALNAANSTDITSLIPGPQQEIIVTPPIVEEAELKVVVNGNTLKTDVTPSIKENKLIMVPARAVLEALGCEVKWIKPNEVQIIYGDKTILVIINETTYTANGLEKALSVPAYLEAGYTMIPVDLIIEELGAKTELVHGTVVITK
- a CDS encoding TraB/GumN family protein is translated as MDTYSDNVHRIKLDGREIILIGTAHVSKRSAEEVKEVIEREKPDTVCVELCQPRYQSVTDADKWKNTDIFKIIKDGKAMLLLINLVLSSYQKRLARQFGIQPGQEMIQGIASANDIGANLCLADREIHTTLLRLWRGVSFWGKIKLFFQIVLTMFDTEDVSEEELEKMKSQDMLTAALNELSQVSPKFKSILIDERDQYLAEKIKTAPGNKVVAVLGAGHVPGIKKELYHKHDLAQLSQVPPTSKIIKIIAWGIPLLILAIIASTFTVDRAAGVDQMVSWVLWNGTLSALGALIAFAHPLAVLTAFIASPISSLSPMLAAGWFAGITEAYIRKPNVQDFENMSEDIYSLKGFWRNKVTHILLVVVLANIGSSIGAFIGGADVLRRFFNAFF
- a CDS encoding sigma 54-interacting transcriptional regulator, whose translation is MLENNGLPENEINQLKLSNFLESLYNGVVIIDKEEKIIYFNQAACKIFNIKRSYAMGKPVLDVLPKTELIYALQYEKPRIGIKYKWGETFILANHTPIIVNQKVAAAASIFQDISDFEKVSNQLETVQELAAELNGIFDHSYDGIYVTDGKGKTLRVNKAYQRITGLSLEQLVGENMKDIVNQGLISESITFKILKEKKALTIKQTISTGKDILVTGVPIVNNQGDIVRVVTNVRDMTELNNLHKKLDQSLKLKAHFEKELSQLKRKYEGNHRIIAQSKLMQNVLELAYRLAKVDVTVLITGESGVGKELIAQLIHDNSPRAGRKGTLIKINCGAIPVDLLESELFGYEEGAFSGAKKGGKAGLFEIADEGTLFLDEVADLPMSLQVKLLRVLQEGEFTRLGGTKPIKVNVRIISATNKDLEKMVQQNQYRKDLYYRLNVVPVNIPPLKDRKEDILALIAAYLNLFNKKYGMGKSIAPRAMDLLLEYDWPGNVRELINTLERLMVTINEDVISVEDLPSFMTGINASHKYLRTASLKDAVAELERTLIVDALKKYKTTRKAAEYLGISQSALVKKANKYEVTYTKRWSQ
- a CDS encoding solute carrier family 23 protein, coding for MAIMLPSARREHGAEQPYIPLGIFKIRLPFVHYGVEVPELIQAIFMFVTGLAATQFLQDMFGIPFEIALTIVLFHEITYCIHQIFGDPIVAGWITAAIPLTVAFLSKYAMGVERIEALIALQVTVGLLFLLLGTTGLAKKILDVMPGSIKAGVVLGAGIAAVTGKYGFLSAAAGGIGFAKFPISLTVGIMIAFFLLYAKGFKEMKAKGGSIIAVFAKYGMVPGIIGAMLVAFAVGEAPLPKIDQWGFFIPRFGEVFATYSGFGIGFPTLSMFIAALPMAIVAYIIAFGDIIIGQTVIERANEQREDEYIDMNPNRTNILCGVRNMIEGVFAPTVTLAGPLWAAMTVSIAERYKQGRQAMDSIFGGSGTFNIMKFICVMYLPLVAIFKPILPIAIALTIMVQGFACFYIAMEMTKTNEERGVAGVIGAILAVAGATYGLAAGIILWFVVERLGTQKINVAQKAADAEPNANV
- a CDS encoding iron-containing alcohol dehydrogenase; this encodes MNFNSHSFIIPGRVLFEQGGLAKLSGELKAKGLNKVLLASDRGLEAVGMVKRLEGLLSSGGVEYVTYLDIEANPSTETVDKGVQLYKENALEAIVCLGGGSPMDTAKAIAVLVTGGGKIQDYEGGHKVKGPVAPIIAIPTTAGTGSEVTPFAVITDKSKNYKLTVFSYAIIPELAILDPELITTLPPTVAAPTGLDALTHAVEAYISQAAYPFSDAMAEKAMELIGKYIRTFVANRANLEAASGMLLGSMFAGIAFSWARLGNVHAMAHPLGGFFNIPHGVANAVLLPVVLEYNALADHGKYAKIFNYIKDNKLINGFTPNVLVNEIRQLSNELGIPKNLTELGVSRETIHDMAIDAMKSGNIMVNPRQSTLADIEELYLRVL
- a CDS encoding aldehyde ferredoxin oxidoreductase C-terminal domain-containing protein, whose amino-acid sequence is MKFIRVNTLTNEITEAAAASEYADLGGRGLTSSIISKEVHPRAYALGADNKLVLAPGLLTGTSAPCSGRLSVGAKSPLTGTIKESNVGGLAGQYLAGHGITALIFEGKPEREKCRILVISQNEIKLEDKNSLRGLGNYAVVEELQREYGSQNVILSVGPAGEMGAAVASIAGTDMEGRPSRHAGRGGLGSVLASKGIKAIVIAKPANPFVEAANARQFKESAMEFARSLNESKKALRNYGTAVLVNSVNGVGGLPTRNFSTGHNEEALHFCGERLHELCQERGGATGHPCSRGCAIRCSNVYHDEDGNYVTSGLEFETIVLLGSNCGLNNLDEIAKLDRLCDDLGIDTMEMGVTLGVTMEAGLMPFGDYTMMCEAIESVAKGTQLGKVLGQGATVTGKILGVERVPAVKGQGMSAYDPRALKGTGVTYATSTMGADHTSGNALPGRGGLDCHKPDGQVKLSQELQTMTMVCDMLGICIFVGPLPENMPVMTTLFNSFGDRQAVPEDLMAMANKILSIETRFNHAAGITQNDLPRFFRTEPLPNNNLVFDVDEEELKQINFYC
- a CDS encoding helix-turn-helix domain-containing protein; its protein translation is MKNLDFSIVRNLRTKRGMSAEELAKAADLTRATIAKIENGGGNPTMDTIEALAGIFQLLPSELVQMAEIARFEETRTEPMKNYEGFEGIIEGKHLIFSNFEMFHIHAKAGAKIKSDPKFHENTAEICFVLSGRVIVMIGEQSRELSSGAALRFKALFNHQISILEKSELFMIHHKLT